In Virgibacillus sp. NKC19-16, a single genomic region encodes these proteins:
- a CDS encoding glycine betaine uptake BCCT transporter: MKRVSSVFYITAALIIIAVLLGALFPVVAERITTDLNTFLSTTFGWYYMWIMLGFIAVSVFIAFSPYGKIRLGKDKERPDFATPTWIAMLFSAGLGIGLVFYGAAEPLLHSFSDAPLSEPGTDQAIKEGLMFTFFHYGLHGWAMYGLVALSLAFFQFRKGEPGLISSTLKPLLGDRMKGPFGKAIDVLATFATIFGVATSLGLGAAQINAGLEYLFGLEANFATQFIIIAVITVLFLISAWSGLSKGIKYLSNANMVLAALLFVSILLIGPTLLIMNLFTESFGYYLQNIIQMSFRTAPLGTDNRAWLDDWTIFYWAWWISWSPFVGMFIARVSRGRTIREFMIGVMIVPTVLCGIWFSTFGTTAITVQQSGVDLTQYAIEIMNFQMFANLPFSFLLSLISILLILTFFITSADSATFVLGIQTTNGSLNPGNSIKIVWGLALSSVAIVLLYVGGLTALQNTVIAAAFPFSFIVILMAISLLKGLQTELRSMKQRKKV; encoded by the coding sequence ATGAAAAGAGTTTCGAGTGTCTTTTATATAACTGCCGCCTTGATAATAATTGCAGTATTATTAGGAGCTTTATTTCCTGTAGTGGCGGAAAGAATTACAACAGATCTGAATACGTTCCTGTCAACAACTTTTGGCTGGTATTACATGTGGATTATGCTGGGATTTATCGCTGTATCAGTCTTTATCGCATTTAGTCCTTACGGTAAAATCCGATTGGGTAAAGATAAGGAAAGACCTGATTTCGCCACCCCGACATGGATTGCCATGCTTTTCTCTGCGGGACTAGGTATCGGTCTTGTATTCTATGGTGCAGCCGAACCGCTGCTTCATTCTTTTTCAGACGCTCCATTATCAGAACCCGGTACGGATCAGGCAATAAAAGAAGGCCTTATGTTCACCTTTTTCCATTATGGACTGCATGGCTGGGCTATGTACGGGTTAGTCGCACTATCCCTGGCTTTCTTCCAGTTTCGGAAAGGAGAGCCCGGTTTAATTTCCTCCACACTGAAGCCGTTACTCGGTGACAGGATGAAAGGACCGTTTGGAAAGGCAATCGACGTGCTGGCTACATTTGCAACCATATTCGGGGTGGCAACCTCGCTGGGACTTGGTGCTGCTCAGATTAATGCTGGACTTGAATACCTATTCGGATTGGAAGCAAATTTCGCCACCCAATTTATCATCATCGCTGTCATTACGGTATTATTTTTAATATCTGCCTGGTCCGGCTTAAGCAAAGGAATAAAATATTTATCAAATGCTAACATGGTATTAGCAGCCTTGCTATTTGTCAGCATATTACTTATCGGCCCAACCCTACTTATTATGAATTTGTTCACGGAGTCTTTCGGGTATTATCTGCAGAACATAATTCAAATGAGCTTCCGTACTGCTCCTTTGGGCACGGATAATCGTGCATGGCTGGATGACTGGACCATTTTCTATTGGGCATGGTGGATTTCCTGGTCGCCATTTGTTGGAATGTTCATCGCCCGAGTATCCCGTGGTAGAACAATTAGAGAATTTATGATTGGTGTAATGATTGTGCCAACCGTACTTTGCGGCATATGGTTCTCCACCTTTGGCACCACAGCGATCACTGTACAACAAAGCGGCGTAGATCTGACACAGTACGCCATCGAGATAATGAACTTCCAGATGTTTGCTAATTTACCATTTTCGTTTCTATTGTCTCTGATCTCTATCTTACTGATTTTGACATTCTTTATCACTTCTGCCGATTCGGCCACCTTTGTGTTGGGAATCCAGACAACCAATGGATCTCTGAACCCCGGCAACAGCATAAAAATCGTCTGGGGGCTGGCACTGTCCTCTGTAGCCATAGTCCTATTATATGTGGGAGGATTAACAGCACTGCAGAACACGGTTATAGCCGCAGCGTTCCCGTTTTCTTTTATTGTAATACTCATGGCCATATCTTTGTTAAAAGGACTGCAGACGGAACTTAGGTCGATGAAACAAAGAAAAAAGGTTTAA
- a CDS encoding DUF2179 domain-containing protein — protein MLENAFVMVVIILVINIVYVTLSTMRMILTLKGRRYIAAFVSMFEIVMYVLGLGLVLDNLDQVQNIIAYAVGFGTGVIIGTKIEEKLALGYITVNVVSSNPDIEFTRKLRDKGYGVTSWFAYGMDGDRLSMQILTPRKYELRLYETIKTIDPKAFIISYEPKQIHGGFWVKQVRKGRLMNPKKGNAGASARPSAQPGATERED, from the coding sequence TTGCTGGAAAATGCATTTGTCATGGTTGTGATCATTCTTGTAATAAATATCGTATATGTAACGTTATCAACAATGAGAATGATCCTTACATTAAAGGGGCGCAGATATATAGCTGCGTTTGTTAGCATGTTTGAAATCGTTATGTATGTCCTAGGGCTCGGGCTTGTGCTTGATAATTTAGACCAAGTTCAGAACATTATTGCCTATGCAGTTGGTTTTGGGACTGGTGTAATTATTGGAACAAAAATTGAAGAGAAATTGGCATTAGGCTATATAACCGTAAATGTGGTCTCCTCAAATCCGGATATTGAATTTACGCGCAAACTACGGGATAAGGGCTATGGTGTTACAAGCTGGTTCGCCTATGGAATGGATGGCGACCGTCTGTCCATGCAGATTTTAACACCTAGAAAATATGAGCTTAGACTGTATGAAACCATAAAGACAATTGACCCGAAAGCATTTATTATTTCATACGAACCGAAGCAAATCCATGGTGGCTTCTGGGTGAAGCAGGTACGTAAAGGGAGACTGATGAACCCGAAGAAAGGTAATGCAGGGGCAAGTGCTAGACCTTCAGCACAACCAGGAGCCACAGAGAGGGAAGATTAG
- a CDS encoding aldo/keto reductase encodes MQYKTLNNGLHIPQLGYGVWKVPNEEVTEAVEQALKAEYRLIDTAKVYGNEYGVGEALAGSNVPREDLFITTKLANADQGYENTLKAFDESLEKLGLDYVDLYLIHWPTPKYDTYVETYKALEKIYKDGRTKAIGVCNFDIEHLKRIMDECEVTPAVNQVECHPYLQQKELKQFCMDHGILLEAYSPLMNGTKVMQNDVIQEIADKHSKTPAQVILRWHLQSDVVVIPKTVTPSRMKENYNIFDFELSEADMDQIVSLDRNERNNQVPSENNNR; translated from the coding sequence ATGCAATACAAAACGCTAAACAATGGACTTCATATACCACAGCTCGGCTATGGTGTGTGGAAAGTACCTAACGAAGAAGTAACCGAGGCAGTAGAACAAGCACTGAAAGCTGAATATCGCTTAATAGACACTGCTAAAGTTTATGGTAATGAGTATGGTGTGGGAGAAGCCTTGGCAGGCAGCAATGTACCACGCGAGGATTTATTTATTACGACCAAATTAGCGAATGCAGATCAAGGTTATGAAAATACATTAAAGGCATTTGATGAAAGCCTTGAAAAACTGGGTCTTGATTATGTTGACTTATATCTCATTCACTGGCCAACACCAAAGTATGACACATATGTAGAGACATATAAAGCATTGGAAAAAATCTATAAAGATGGACGCACAAAAGCAATTGGGGTCTGTAACTTTGATATCGAACATCTAAAGCGGATCATGGATGAGTGTGAAGTGACACCTGCTGTGAACCAGGTCGAGTGCCACCCTTATTTACAGCAAAAAGAACTAAAACAGTTTTGCATGGACCATGGCATTCTACTGGAGGCATATAGTCCATTAATGAACGGTACCAAAGTTATGCAAAATGATGTAATTCAAGAAATAGCTGATAAGCATAGTAAGACACCAGCACAAGTAATTCTTCGCTGGCATCTTCAATCAGATGTCGTTGTGATTCCAAAAACGGTGACACCTTCGCGTATGAAGGAAAACTATAATATCTTTGATTTTGAGCTAAGTGAGGCAGATATGGATCAAATAGTCTCCTTGGATCGTAACGAACGAAATAATCAAGTTCCTAGTGAGAATAATAATCGGTAA
- a CDS encoding SDR family oxidoreductase gives MYYKYREDARYAEYGQLPTDFPPQHQDQQPGIESLMEPRPIIEDPCYKGAEKLKDKVAIITGGDSGIGAAAAIAFAKEGADVVIPYYYSYENEDAYRTKHRIEQLGRKCLLIIGDLRDEKHCKDVIKQTLHYFGKVDVLVNHHGVQFTQDSLLDISKEQIEATFQTNVFAFFYLTKAALPYMKKGSTIINTTSITAYEGDVQLIDYSATKGAIVSFTRSLSQNIVDKGIRVNAVAPGPIWTPLIPASFSAEDVATQFGKDVPMKRAGQPFEVAPAYVYLASADSSYVTGQVIHVNGGAPVSS, from the coding sequence ATGTATTACAAGTATCGCGAAGACGCACGCTACGCTGAATATGGCCAATTACCAACAGATTTCCCGCCACAGCATCAGGATCAGCAACCTGGTATTGAGTCATTAATGGAGCCGCGACCAATTATAGAGGATCCGTGTTATAAAGGTGCAGAAAAGTTAAAAGATAAGGTAGCAATTATTACTGGTGGGGACAGCGGAATCGGGGCAGCTGCAGCGATTGCTTTTGCCAAAGAGGGAGCGGATGTTGTAATTCCTTATTATTACTCTTACGAAAATGAGGACGCTTATCGGACCAAACATAGAATTGAGCAACTTGGAAGAAAATGTCTCTTAATTATTGGTGACCTGCGCGACGAGAAGCATTGCAAAGATGTGATCAAGCAGACCTTACATTATTTTGGAAAAGTAGATGTTTTGGTGAACCATCATGGTGTACAATTCACACAGGACAGCTTACTTGATATTTCTAAGGAACAAATAGAGGCGACGTTTCAAACAAATGTTTTCGCCTTCTTTTATCTGACGAAGGCGGCTTTACCGTATATGAAAAAAGGAAGCACCATCATCAATACTACCTCCATTACTGCTTATGAAGGTGATGTGCAATTGATCGATTATTCAGCGACCAAAGGAGCGATCGTTTCTTTTACAAGATCCTTGTCGCAAAATATTGTGGACAAAGGAATTAGGGTAAACGCGGTAGCTCCTGGGCCGATCTGGACACCATTAATTCCTGCGAGTTTTTCCGCTGAAGATGTCGCAACCCAGTTTGGCAAAGATGTACCGATGAAACGCGCGGGTCAACCGTTTGAGGTTGCACCAGCTTATGTTTATCTCGCTTCAGCTGATTCTTCCTATGTTACAGGGCAGGTTATTCATGTGAATGGCGGGGCGCCGGTAAGCTCCTAA
- the purE gene encoding 5-(carboxyamino)imidazole ribonucleotide mutase: MAQVGVIMGSISDWETMEHTCKGLDELHIPYEKEIISAHRTPDEMFAYAKAARDRGLKVIIAGAGGAAHLPGMVASQTTLPVIGVPVQSKALEGLDSLLSIVQMPGGVPTATVAIGKAGATNAGLLAAQIIGAFDGDVAATLTTYRENMQAKVSEMRDDLAKK, translated from the coding sequence ATGGCTCAAGTTGGTGTCATAATGGGAAGCATTTCAGATTGGGAGACAATGGAGCATACATGCAAGGGATTAGATGAGTTGCATATTCCCTATGAAAAAGAGATTATTTCCGCACATCGTACGCCAGATGAAATGTTCGCCTATGCAAAAGCTGCTCGAGATCGTGGTTTGAAGGTAATCATTGCAGGCGCAGGAGGGGCCGCACATCTACCTGGAATGGTGGCATCTCAAACAACGTTGCCGGTGATCGGCGTTCCGGTTCAGAGCAAAGCGCTAGAGGGTCTGGATTCTCTTCTATCAATTGTGCAAATGCCGGGCGGTGTACCAACTGCGACAGTGGCAATAGGCAAGGCTGGTGCAACAAACGCAGGGCTCCTCGCAGCACAAATAATTGGTGCTTTTGACGGGGATGTAGCAGCAACACTTACAACCTACCGTGAAAATATGCAAGCAAAAGTTTCAGAAATGAGGGATGATCTTGCAAAAAAATAA